In the genome of Paramisgurnus dabryanus chromosome 18, PD_genome_1.1, whole genome shotgun sequence, one region contains:
- the LOC135721507 gene encoding small ribosomal subunit protein RACK1-like, whose product MTEQMTVRGTLKGHNGWVTQIATTPQFPDMILSSSRDKSVIMWKLTRDETNYGIPQRALRGHSHFVSDVVISSDGQFALSGSWDSTLRLWDLTTGTTTRRFVGHTKDVLSVAFSADNRQIVSGSRDKTIKLWNTLGVCKYTIQDESHTEWVSCVRFSPNSSNPIIVSCGWDKMVKVWNLANCKLKTNHIGHTGYLNTVTVSPDGSLCASGGKDGQAMLWDLNEGKHLYTLDGGDVINALCFSPNRYWLCAATGPSIKIWDLEGKIIVDELKQEVITTNSKAEPPQCTCLAWSADGQTLFAGYTDNLIRVWQVTIGTR is encoded by the exons ATGACAGAGCAGATGACCGTAAGAGGAACCCTGAAGGGACACAACGGATGGGTGACGCAGATTGCCACGACACCGCAGTTTCCTGACATGATCCTTTCCTCGTCCAGAG ATAAGTCCGTCATTATGTGGAAATTGACCCGTGATGAAACTAACTACGGCATCCCTCAGAGAGCTCTGCGTGGACACTCACACTTTGTGAGTGATGTGGTCATCTCATCTGATGGTCAGTTTGCCCTGTCTGGGTCCTGGGACAGCACCCTGCGTCTGTGGGACCTCACCAC TGGCACCACGACCCGTCGCTTTGTGGGACACACTAAAGATGTGTTGAGCGTGGCCTTCTCTGCTGATAACCGTCAGATCGTGTCCGGCTCTCGGGATAAAACCATCAAGCTGTGGAACACCCTGGGTGTGTGCAAGTACACGATTCAG GATGAAAGTCACACTGAATGGGTTTCCTGCGTCCGTTTCTCCCCCAACAGCAGTAACCCCATCATCGTCTCCTGTGGCTGGGACAAGATGGTCAAA GTGTGGAATCTGGCCAACTGCAAGCTGAAAACCAATCACATCGGACACACGGGCTACCTGAACACAGTCACTGTGTCTCCTGATGGCTCTCTCTGTGCTTCTGGTGGAAAG GATGGACAGGCCATGCTTTGGGATCTGAATGAGGGAAAACATCTCTACACGCTGGACGGCGGTGATGTCATCAATGCTCTCTGCTTCAGCCCAAACAGATACTGGCTGTGTGCCGCCACAGGACCCAGCATCAAAATCTGG GATCTGGAGGGAAAGATCATCGTTGACGAGCTCAAACAGGAAGTCATCACCACAAACAGTAAGGCCGAGCCACCCCAGTGCACATGTCTGGCCTGGTCTGCTGATGGACAG aCTCTCTTTGCTGGTTACACAGACAACCTGATCAGAGTTTGGCAGGTGACCATTGGAACCAGATAA
- the hnrnpabb gene encoding heterogeneous nuclear ribonucleoprotein A/Bb: MADAENQFMETSENGNEDDFNGADTTTGEAATEEENGDGGQIDASKGEEDAGKMFVGGLSWDTSKKDLKDYFSKFGEVTDCTIKMDSNTGRSRGFGFILFKEAESVEKVLAQKEHRLDGRQIDPKKAMAMKKEPVKKIFVGGLNPETTEEKIREYFGAFGEMETIELPTDPKTEKRRGFVFITYKDESSVKKVLEKKYHNVCGSKCEIKIAQPKEIYQQQQYGNRGGFGGRGRGRGGGGQGQNWNQGYSGYWNQGYGSQDYGYGGQQGYGGYGGYGSYDYNPGYYGYGGGYDYSQGNTSYGKTPRRGGHQSYKPY, translated from the exons ATGGCCGACGCTGAGAATCAGTTCATGGAGACCTCCGAGAACGGGAACGAGGATGATTTTAACGGAGCGGATACCACCACGGGGGAGGCCGCGACGGAGGAGGAGAACGGCGATGGAGGGCAGATCGACGCCAGCAAGGGCGAGGAAGATGCGGG AAAAATGTTTGTTGGAGGACTCAGCTGGGACACCAGTAAAAAAGACCTGAAAGACTATTTCTCAAAGTTCGGAGAGGTGACAGACTGCACCATCAAGATGGATTCAAACACGGGCCGGTCGCGAGGGTTTGGGTTCATCCTCTTTAAAGAAGCAGAAAGTGTAGAGAAG gtgTTGGCGCAAAAGGAACACAGGTTAGACGGGCGTCAGATCGATCCTAAGAAAGCCATGGCCATGAAGAAAGAGCCAGTCAAGAAGATCTTTGTTGGTGGCCTTAATCCAGAGACCACTGAAGAGAAGATCCGTGAATACTTTGGAGCCTTCGGAGAG ATGGAAACTATTGAACTTCCAACGGATCCAAAGACTGAGAAACGGAGGGGATTTGTTTTCATCACGTACAAGGACGAATCTTCTGTCAAGAAAGTTCTTGAGAAGAAATATCATAATGTTTGCGGAAGCAAG TGCGAGATCAAAATTGCCCAGCCTAAGGAAATCTACCAGCAGCAGCAGTATGGTAATCGTGGAGGCTTTGGAGGCCGTGGCAGAGGTCGGGGTGGTGGAG GCCAAGGCCAGAACTGGAACCAGGGATATAGCGGCTACTGGAACCAGGGTTATGGAAGCCAGGATTATGGCTATGGAGGTCAGCAGGGTTATGGTGGTTATGGTGGCTATGGCAGCTATGACTATAACCCTGGCTATTACGGCTATGGTGGAGGCTATGACTACA GCCAAGGCAATACAAGCTATGGCAAAACACCAAGACGTGGAGGCCACCAGAGTTACAAGCCATACTGA